In one window of Opitutus sp. GAS368 DNA:
- a CDS encoding substrate-binding domain-containing protein, with protein sequence MKPHTLILALLLGTTALAADTYQPAKYDLSALPGYAPTQRVTGVLRIYGTPLEDLVGKWANAFRGHHGQVRLNAYLINTSQAFAGLVTGSADIGVMGHRQWRNGFQAFEAQFGYAPLEIRFGTGSYDDPAGTTPGLMFIVNKRNPLAGLTLEQIDGIYGAQRSGGWVNGRWSTAVARGPEKDIRTWDQLGVTGEWAGQPIHLYGSDVTLSNWADLIEREAFQGGTKWNPALVEEPRADIGTKAKGKTRDQQVLEAVEKDPYAIGFIFQRVINANHGDVRVLPLARNSGGPFVVPGAQTFFDGSYPLHNGAYIYLNRVPGQPLGVREKEFVKFILSREGQQIVAENRLFIPLNAEQVKAELAKLE encoded by the coding sequence ATGAAACCTCATACCCTGATCCTGGCCCTCCTGCTTGGCACCACGGCGCTTGCCGCCGACACCTACCAGCCGGCCAAATATGACCTGAGTGCGCTGCCGGGCTACGCTCCCACCCAGCGCGTCACGGGCGTGCTGCGCATCTACGGCACGCCCCTGGAGGATCTCGTCGGAAAATGGGCCAACGCCTTCCGCGGCCACCACGGACAGGTCCGCCTGAACGCCTACCTGATCAACACCTCGCAGGCCTTCGCGGGTCTTGTGACCGGCTCGGCCGACATCGGCGTGATGGGCCACCGGCAGTGGCGCAACGGCTTTCAGGCCTTCGAGGCCCAGTTCGGTTATGCGCCGCTGGAGATCCGGTTCGGCACCGGCTCTTACGACGACCCGGCAGGCACGACGCCCGGGCTGATGTTCATCGTGAACAAGCGCAATCCGCTCGCCGGACTCACGCTGGAACAGATCGACGGCATCTACGGCGCCCAGCGCAGCGGCGGCTGGGTCAACGGCCGGTGGTCGACGGCGGTCGCGCGCGGCCCGGAGAAGGACATCCGCACCTGGGACCAGCTCGGCGTGACCGGCGAGTGGGCCGGCCAGCCCATCCACCTCTACGGTTCGGACGTCACGCTCAGCAACTGGGCGGACCTGATCGAGCGCGAGGCCTTCCAGGGCGGCACCAAGTGGAACCCCGCCCTCGTCGAAGAGCCGCGCGCCGACATCGGCACCAAGGCCAAGGGCAAGACCCGCGACCAGCAAGTGCTCGAAGCAGTGGAAAAGGACCCCTATGCGATCGGCTTCATCTTCCAGCGCGTCATCAACGCCAACCACGGCGACGTGCGCGTGCTGCCGCTCGCCCGGAACTCCGGCGGGCCGTTTGTCGTGCCGGGTGCGCAGACCTTCTTCGACGGCAGCTATCCGCTGCACAACGGCGCCTATATCTACCTCAACCGCGTGCCCGGCCAGCCGCTGGGTGTCCGCGAGAAGGAGTTCGTGAAATTCATCCTCAGCCGCGAGGGCCAGCAGATCGTGGCTGAAAACCGCCTCTTCATCCCCCTCAACGCCGAGCAGGTGAAGGCCGAGCTCGCCAAACTCGAGTGA
- a CDS encoding formylglycine-generating enzyme family protein, whose translation MPTLGAQLVWIAPGTFTMGSPATEAGHRPDETPQTGVTLTKGFWLATLEVTNGQWKKLMGTDVLEQARLGLENDEKFLIGRKEKIPVRDFFGWKKGDDPGQLIGNTDDNIAMLWVSWNEAVEFCRKLTALERAAGRVPAGYEFRLPTEAEWEYACRAGTTGATYAGDMVLQPDHSAPVLDDIAVYAANCSVDYAGHRIGTPAWPDKKWGYERGGPKAVGSKRPNAWGLYDMLGSAAEWCYDWSGPLPGGHVTDPTGPPTGEYHVRKGGSWSSLATQTRAAYRNWHEPTYRWINLGFRVALAPVLPARP comes from the coding sequence GTGCCGACCCTTGGCGCGCAGCTTGTCTGGATCGCGCCGGGAACCTTCACGATGGGCAGCCCGGCGACCGAGGCCGGCCACCGCCCCGACGAGACGCCGCAGACCGGGGTCACGCTGACGAAGGGCTTCTGGCTCGCGACCCTCGAGGTCACGAACGGGCAGTGGAAAAAGCTGATGGGCACCGACGTGCTCGAGCAGGCGCGCCTCGGGTTGGAGAACGACGAGAAGTTCCTCATCGGCCGGAAGGAAAAGATCCCGGTGCGCGATTTCTTCGGCTGGAAGAAGGGCGACGATCCCGGCCAGCTCATCGGCAACACCGACGACAACATCGCCATGCTCTGGGTGAGCTGGAACGAGGCCGTGGAATTCTGCCGCAAGCTGACCGCGTTGGAACGGGCCGCCGGCCGCGTGCCCGCGGGCTATGAGTTCCGCCTGCCGACCGAGGCCGAGTGGGAATACGCGTGCCGCGCCGGCACGACCGGCGCGACCTACGCCGGCGACATGGTGCTGCAACCCGACCACTCCGCGCCGGTGCTCGACGACATCGCGGTCTATGCCGCCAACTGCTCGGTTGATTATGCGGGCCACCGCATTGGCACGCCGGCGTGGCCGGACAAGAAATGGGGCTACGAGCGCGGCGGACCGAAGGCCGTCGGGTCGAAGCGCCCCAATGCCTGGGGGCTCTACGACATGCTCGGCAGCGCCGCCGAGTGGTGCTACGATTGGAGCGGACCGTTGCCCGGCGGCCATGTGACCGACCCGACGGGCCCGCCGACAGGCGAATATCACGTCCGCAAGGGCGGATCCTGGAGCAGCCTCGCCACGCAGACGCGCGCCGCCTACCGCAACTGGCACGAGCCCACCTACCGCTGGATCAACCTCGGCTTCCGCGTCGCCCTCGCGCCGGTGCTGCCGGCCCGGCCCTGA
- a CDS encoding substrate-binding domain-containing protein, with protein MKTIPALVFLAVLGGASLWAEEPKKTEEPKNAGVSIWTQNVSGFRKEHGSVGGYTKRWDLSDLPHYVPKQQLTGVIRIWGNNYLTDGPLGGYWVEAFKKFQPGLTIEYHLPTGTIAVSAVAAGIADLGMNYKATLSDRLIFEQVFHHPLTEITAVTGSYDVYGWGPAGMVVVHRDNPLTQISVKQLDGVFGSARLGGYAGSVWHTEYPYARGPEENIRTWGQLGLTGEWAGRPVHAGGQNLSSGAMLQFSNEVLMGSLQFVDGYQAYTNYITPDGKINSWSVQVRRAVARDKYSMFYASPSTLSPDMKELAIQAREGGPFVPRTLETVRDNSYPLTHHSYFYLNREPGKPVDPKVEEFLRFVLSQEGQDCVQREGRYLPLTGAIVREQLKKLE; from the coding sequence ATGAAAACCATCCCAGCTCTCGTCTTTCTGGCAGTGCTCGGCGGCGCCAGCCTGTGGGCTGAGGAGCCGAAGAAAACCGAGGAACCGAAGAACGCTGGGGTCAGCATCTGGACGCAGAACGTCTCGGGGTTTCGCAAGGAACACGGCTCGGTCGGCGGCTACACCAAGCGCTGGGACCTCAGCGACCTCCCTCATTATGTGCCCAAACAGCAGCTGACCGGCGTCATCCGGATCTGGGGCAACAACTACCTCACGGACGGCCCGCTCGGCGGTTACTGGGTGGAGGCGTTCAAGAAATTCCAGCCCGGCCTCACGATCGAGTATCACCTGCCGACGGGCACCATCGCGGTCTCGGCCGTCGCGGCCGGCATCGCCGACCTCGGCATGAATTACAAGGCCACCCTGTCGGACCGGCTCATCTTCGAGCAGGTTTTCCATCATCCGCTCACCGAGATCACGGCGGTGACCGGGTCCTATGACGTTTACGGCTGGGGACCGGCCGGCATGGTCGTCGTTCACCGGGACAACCCGCTCACGCAGATCAGCGTCAAGCAACTCGACGGGGTCTTTGGCAGCGCGCGGCTCGGCGGTTACGCCGGCAGCGTGTGGCACACGGAGTATCCGTATGCCCGCGGCCCGGAGGAGAACATCCGCACGTGGGGCCAGCTCGGCCTGACGGGCGAGTGGGCGGGCCGGCCGGTCCACGCCGGCGGCCAGAATCTGAGCTCCGGTGCGATGCTGCAGTTCTCCAACGAGGTGCTTATGGGCAGCCTGCAGTTCGTCGACGGCTACCAAGCCTACACCAACTACATCACGCCGGACGGAAAGATCAACAGCTGGAGCGTGCAGGTGCGGCGCGCGGTGGCGCGGGACAAATACTCCATGTTCTACGCCTCGCCCTCCACGCTGTCGCCGGACATGAAGGAGCTCGCGATCCAGGCCCGCGAGGGCGGGCCCTTTGTGCCCCGCACGCTCGAGACGGTGCGCGACAACAGCTATCCGCTCACCCACCACTCCTATTTCTACCTGAACCGCGAACCCGGCAAACCGGTCGACCCCAAGGTGGAGGAGTTCCTGCGTTTTGTCCTGAGTCAGGAAGGACAGGACTGTGTGCAGCGCGAAGGCCGCTACCTGCCGCTCACGGGCGCCATCGTCCGCGAGCAGCTCAAGAAACTGGAATGA
- a CDS encoding substrate-binding domain-containing protein — MKTNFSALFSRAGLLAAALLATPCVLSAADDLPDYRPQVHVTGVLRGCGNPQMAALMKRWETGFKRLQPDVQFADDLKSSASGLYGLDMRTADLALLGRPVYPYERYGIYERSWVYPAVIEVATGSAGALHKSPAYAVFVHKDNPLARLSVRELDGVFGAERAGGWNALTWDTSVARGGKDNLRTWGQLGLTGEWADKPVHVYGQPGLGAGAITYFQARVFGGAETWNEGLREYADRQKMLADLAQDPLGIAYAPAAYANAGVKTLPLAETKAGPYVALSPASVADRTYPLHRPVYVVYTMDDRNTDLTPTLGDPRVKEFIRYILSRQGQQDVVAEGGYLPLPAPVVQAQLQKLNSTAIPPEHQFMEN, encoded by the coding sequence ATGAAAACGAATTTCTCCGCCCTTTTTTCCCGCGCCGGCCTGTTGGCCGCCGCGTTGCTCGCCACGCCCTGCGTCCTCTCCGCCGCGGACGACCTGCCGGACTACCGGCCGCAGGTGCACGTCACCGGCGTGCTGCGCGGCTGCGGCAATCCACAGATGGCCGCCTTGATGAAACGTTGGGAGACCGGCTTCAAGCGCCTGCAACCCGACGTCCAGTTCGCCGACGACCTCAAAAGCAGCGCGTCGGGGCTGTATGGCCTCGACATGCGCACCGCCGACCTCGCCCTGCTCGGCCGGCCGGTCTACCCGTATGAACGCTACGGCATCTACGAACGTTCCTGGGTCTATCCGGCCGTGATCGAGGTCGCGACCGGCAGCGCGGGGGCCCTGCACAAGTCGCCCGCCTACGCGGTTTTTGTGCACAAGGACAACCCGCTGGCGCGGCTGAGCGTGCGCGAGCTCGACGGCGTGTTCGGCGCCGAGCGCGCGGGCGGTTGGAACGCCCTTACCTGGGACACGAGCGTGGCCCGCGGCGGGAAGGACAATCTCCGCACGTGGGGCCAGCTCGGACTCACGGGCGAATGGGCGGACAAGCCGGTCCACGTCTACGGGCAGCCCGGCCTGGGCGCGGGCGCCATCACTTATTTCCAAGCCCGCGTCTTCGGCGGCGCCGAGACCTGGAACGAGGGCCTGCGCGAATACGCCGACCGGCAGAAGATGCTGGCCGACCTCGCCCAGGACCCGCTTGGCATCGCCTACGCGCCGGCCGCCTACGCCAACGCCGGCGTGAAGACCCTCCCGCTCGCCGAGACCAAGGCCGGTCCCTATGTCGCGCTCAGCCCGGCAAGCGTGGCGGATCGCACCTATCCGCTGCACCGCCCGGTCTATGTCGTCTACACGATGGACGACCGGAACACCGACCTGACGCCGACCCTCGGTGACCCGCGGGTGAAGGAGTTCATCCGTTACATCCTGAGCCGGCAGGGCCAGCAGGACGTCGTCGCGGAGGGCGGCTACCTGCCGCTGCCGGCCCCGGTCGTGCAGGCGCAACTGCAGAAGCTCAACTCCACCGCGATTCCGCCCGAGCACCAGTTCATGGAGAACTGA
- a CDS encoding ABC transporter substrate-binding protein: MNPFPFRFPTGLKPVLFTLGALLTAAAAPAADNLIKVRMSFDDDMVVTRLADSLGYFKQEGIEIVPVDIMTLAKDDYLLQEPLVKGQIDAAEHWFNHTIFGARHGFPIKAVMMLDDAPAMKIIVANRVKDQIHSAADFKGHVVAEGAGYATKAVITGYMAHQAGLPRKSYTSINHPTENRLQLVVGDLKADKLDVMTFQEPITSGILGTNLATTLYDLTSREGTVKALGTPFPAQSILMAPQFIKDHPDTVQRLVNAYVRAMRYLNSHTADEVIARLPVDFFGDKDRAKQVALTKKTLTSYAKGDYSFPADAVHLVVDAMLWARFDNSEEGVWRASGDASKVKVDELYTNEFVERAMKAIPAATASAEPANAGVSIWTQNVTGFRKEHGSVGGYTKQWDLGDLPHYVPKVHLTGTLRVWGNNYIRDGYLAGYWQEAFKKFQPDVTIEYHLPTTGIGIPALSCGVADVAMSRRAIIMDLLTFEQVYHHPVTEVDAVTGSYDVYGWSPPFIIVVHKDNPLDRISLKQLDGVFGGARTGGYVGSVWHTEYPFARGPEENIRTWGQLGLTGEWADKPIHTGGQTLRGNQTSQFSDLILKGSDQFVEGYQAFANYITPEGKINSWSLQAQRAIVKDKQAMFYVSPMTLSPDMKELAVQAYDGGPYVKRTLETVHDRTFPLYGRYFFYFNREPGQPVDPKVDEWLHFILSQEGQDCVQREGRYLPLTGEVVQAQLKKIE; the protein is encoded by the coding sequence ATGAACCCATTCCCATTCCGTTTTCCCACCGGCCTGAAGCCGGTGCTGTTCACCCTCGGTGCGCTCCTCACCGCGGCCGCCGCCCCGGCGGCGGACAACCTGATCAAGGTCCGCATGAGCTTCGACGACGACATGGTCGTCACGCGGCTCGCCGACAGCCTCGGCTACTTCAAGCAGGAGGGCATCGAGATCGTCCCGGTGGACATCATGACGCTCGCCAAGGACGACTACCTGCTGCAGGAGCCGCTGGTGAAGGGCCAGATCGACGCCGCCGAGCACTGGTTCAACCACACGATCTTCGGCGCCCGCCACGGCTTCCCGATCAAGGCCGTGATGATGCTCGATGACGCGCCGGCGATGAAGATCATTGTCGCCAACCGGGTGAAGGACCAGATCCACAGCGCCGCGGACTTCAAGGGCCACGTCGTGGCCGAGGGCGCGGGCTACGCCACCAAGGCGGTCATCACCGGCTACATGGCCCACCAGGCCGGCCTGCCGCGCAAGAGCTATACCTCCATCAACCACCCGACCGAGAACCGCCTGCAGCTGGTCGTCGGCGACCTGAAGGCCGACAAGCTGGACGTCATGACCTTCCAGGAACCGATTACCTCGGGCATCCTGGGCACCAACCTGGCCACGACGCTCTACGACTTGACCAGCCGGGAGGGGACCGTGAAGGCGCTGGGCACCCCGTTCCCCGCGCAGTCGATCCTGATGGCACCGCAGTTCATCAAGGACCACCCCGACACCGTGCAACGGCTCGTCAACGCTTACGTCCGCGCGATGCGCTACCTCAACAGCCACACGGCCGACGAGGTCATCGCCCGGCTGCCGGTCGATTTCTTTGGCGACAAGGACCGGGCGAAACAGGTCGCGCTCACCAAGAAGACGCTGACCAGCTACGCCAAGGGGGATTATTCGTTTCCGGCCGACGCGGTCCATCTGGTCGTCGACGCGATGCTGTGGGCCCGGTTCGACAACAGCGAGGAGGGTGTCTGGCGCGCCTCGGGCGACGCGTCCAAGGTGAAGGTCGACGAGCTCTACACCAATGAGTTCGTCGAGCGTGCCATGAAGGCAATCCCGGCGGCCACGGCGTCGGCGGAGCCGGCCAACGCCGGCGTCAGCATCTGGACGCAGAACGTCACCGGCTTCCGCAAGGAGCACGGCTCCGTCGGCGGCTATACCAAGCAGTGGGACCTGGGCGACCTGCCGCACTACGTTCCGAAGGTTCATCTCACGGGCACGCTGCGCGTCTGGGGCAACAATTACATCCGCGACGGTTACCTCGCTGGGTATTGGCAGGAGGCCTTCAAGAAGTTCCAGCCGGACGTCACCATCGAGTATCACCTGCCCACCACCGGCATCGGCATCCCCGCGCTGTCGTGCGGCGTGGCCGACGTCGCGATGAGCCGCCGGGCGATCATCATGGACCTGCTGACGTTCGAGCAGGTCTACCACCACCCGGTGACCGAGGTGGATGCGGTCACGGGCTCCTACGACGTCTATGGCTGGTCGCCGCCGTTCATCATTGTCGTCCACAAGGACAACCCGCTCGACCGGATCAGCCTGAAACAGCTCGACGGCGTCTTCGGCGGTGCGCGCACGGGCGGCTACGTCGGGAGCGTCTGGCACACGGAGTATCCTTTTGCCCGCGGGCCGGAGGAAAACATCCGCACCTGGGGCCAGCTCGGGCTTACCGGCGAATGGGCGGACAAGCCGATTCATACCGGCGGTCAGACCCTGCGCGGCAACCAGACCTCGCAGTTTTCCGATCTCATTCTCAAGGGCAGCGACCAGTTCGTCGAGGGCTACCAGGCTTTCGCCAATTACATCACGCCCGAGGGCAAGATCAACAGCTGGAGCCTGCAGGCGCAGCGGGCGATCGTGAAGGACAAGCAGGCGATGTTCTACGTCTCGCCGATGACGCTGAGCCCGGACATGAAGGAGCTGGCGGTCCAGGCTTATGACGGCGGTCCCTATGTGAAACGCACGCTCGAGACCGTCCACGACCGCACCTTCCCGCTTTACGGCCGGTATTTCTTTTATTTCAACCGCGAGCCCGGCCAGCCGGTCGACCCGAAGGTCGACGAGTGGCTGCATTTCATCCTGAGCCAGGAAGGGCAGGACTGCGTGCAGCGCGAAGGCCGCTACCTGCCGCTCACCGGCGAAGTGGTGCAGGCCCAGCTCAAGAAAATCGAATGA
- a CDS encoding substrate-binding domain-containing protein, with protein MPRPLIMKNRVLLGALLTLPLGAAVRAADEKPAATKGPENVGVSIWTQNVSGFRKEHGAIGGYTKRWDLGDLPHYVPRQQLTGTLRIWGNNYLKDGYLGEYWQEGFKKLQPGVTIEYHLPTEAMAIPALVCGVADLGMSNKATLTDLLSFEQMYHYPVTAVSATTGSYDVYGWSPAYILVVNKDNPLTQISVKQLDGVFGGARSGGYVGTVWHGEYPYARGREEDIRTWDQLGLKGEWAGKPIHAGGQNVRAGASTGFSDKILRGSGEWVEGYRGFTNYITTGGKIVTWSAQARDAVAKDRYAMFYVSPLSLSPDLKELAVQGYDGGPYVPRTIETVRDRTYPLFNQQLFFLNRAPGKPVDPIVEEFLRYVLSQEGQECVEREGRYLPLTGKVVQEQLKKLE; from the coding sequence ATGCCCCGCCCCTTGATCATGAAAAACCGCGTGCTGCTTGGCGCGCTGCTGACTTTGCCCCTGGGCGCGGCAGTGCGCGCGGCCGACGAAAAGCCGGCCGCCACCAAGGGACCTGAGAACGTCGGGGTCAGCATCTGGACCCAGAACGTCTCCGGGTTCCGCAAGGAACACGGAGCCATCGGCGGCTACACGAAGCGCTGGGACTTGGGCGACCTGCCACATTACGTGCCCAGGCAGCAGCTCACCGGCACGCTGCGGATCTGGGGCAACAACTACCTCAAGGACGGTTACCTCGGCGAATACTGGCAGGAGGGTTTCAAGAAGCTCCAGCCCGGCGTCACCATCGAGTATCACCTCCCGACGGAGGCCATGGCCATTCCGGCCCTCGTCTGCGGCGTCGCCGATCTCGGCATGTCGAACAAGGCCACGCTGACGGACCTCCTGTCCTTCGAGCAAATGTATCATTATCCCGTCACGGCGGTCTCGGCCACGACGGGCTCCTACGATGTCTACGGCTGGTCGCCGGCCTACATCTTGGTCGTGAACAAGGACAATCCGCTCACGCAGATCAGCGTGAAGCAGCTGGACGGGGTCTTTGGCGGCGCGCGGTCCGGCGGCTACGTGGGCACCGTGTGGCACGGGGAATACCCGTATGCCCGGGGCCGCGAGGAAGACATCCGCACCTGGGACCAACTGGGTCTCAAGGGCGAGTGGGCGGGCAAGCCGATCCACGCGGGCGGCCAGAACGTGCGGGCCGGCGCGAGCACGGGGTTCTCCGACAAGATCCTCCGCGGCAGCGGCGAGTGGGTGGAGGGTTACCGGGGCTTCACCAACTACATCACCACGGGTGGCAAGATCGTGACCTGGAGTGCGCAGGCCCGGGACGCCGTCGCCAAGGACCGCTATGCCATGTTTTATGTCTCGCCGCTCTCGCTGAGCCCCGACCTCAAGGAGCTCGCGGTCCAGGGCTACGATGGCGGGCCCTACGTTCCGAGGACCATCGAGACCGTGCGTGACCGCACCTATCCGCTCTTCAACCAGCAGCTCTTCTTCCTGAACCGCGCGCCCGGCAAGCCGGTTGATCCGATCGTGGAGGAATTCCTCCGCTATGTCCTGAGCCAGGAGGGCCAGGAATGCGTTGAGCGCGAGGGCCGCTACCTGCCGCTTACGGGCAAGGTCGTGCAGGAGCAGCTCAAGAAACTCGAGTGA
- a CDS encoding substrate-binding domain-containing protein: MTTQPHRFLALAFLALAAVRGPAAPAGLPHYQPRQQLTGDMRTVAESSADPLMLGWVEGFKKYHPHFTIIDKGTAPLACVPGVICGGYDLGFPAREIWAFEEDLFKKIRGYGSFVIQVGLGAQKTTGLTPTLAVYVNAGNPIERITLDQLDAIYSAERRRGLGQDIRTWGDLGVKGEWAGRPIKAYSHRLPNGIDYFVQKVVTKGADFKKTTVELPMRRANFGPDDLMAQAVAADANGIGLGCFGNIIPGMKAIAVADTDRGPYYTGTFEEVQGMKYPLYRPIYMVIDRAPGQPIDPRLEEFLRFVLSAEGQAIVTASNGWIALSPAVAKVELAKLH, from the coding sequence ATGACTACCCAGCCCCACCGCTTCCTTGCTCTCGCATTTCTCGCGCTCGCGGCCGTCCGCGGTCCGGCCGCGCCGGCCGGGCTGCCGCACTACCAGCCCAGGCAACAACTGACCGGCGACATGCGCACGGTCGCCGAGAGCTCCGCCGACCCGCTGATGCTGGGCTGGGTCGAGGGCTTCAAGAAATACCACCCGCACTTCACGATCATCGACAAGGGCACGGCGCCGCTGGCCTGCGTGCCGGGCGTGATCTGCGGCGGCTACGATCTCGGCTTCCCCGCCCGGGAGATCTGGGCCTTTGAGGAAGACCTGTTCAAAAAGATCCGCGGCTACGGCTCGTTCGTCATCCAGGTCGGGCTCGGCGCGCAGAAGACCACGGGCCTGACCCCGACGCTCGCCGTCTACGTCAATGCCGGCAATCCGATCGAGCGGATCACGCTGGACCAGCTCGACGCCATTTATTCGGCCGAGCGTCGCCGCGGGCTCGGCCAGGACATCAGGACGTGGGGCGATCTCGGCGTGAAGGGCGAATGGGCGGGCCGTCCCATCAAGGCTTACAGTCACCGGCTGCCGAACGGGATCGACTACTTCGTCCAGAAGGTGGTCACCAAGGGAGCGGACTTCAAGAAGACGACCGTCGAGCTGCCCATGCGGCGCGCGAACTTCGGCCCCGACGATCTCATGGCCCAGGCCGTCGCCGCGGATGCGAACGGCATCGGGCTCGGCTGTTTTGGCAATATCATCCCGGGCATGAAGGCCATCGCCGTGGCGGATACGGACCGCGGCCCCTATTACACCGGCACCTTCGAGGAGGTGCAGGGCATGAAGTATCCCCTCTACCGCCCGATCTACATGGTGATCGACCGCGCCCCCGGCCAGCCGATCGACCCCCGCTTGGAGGAATTCCTGCGCTTCGTGCTCAGCGCCGAGGGCCAGGCAATCGTCACGGCCTCGAACGGCTGGATCGCCCTGTCGCCGGCGGTGGCAAAAGTCGAGCTGGCGAAATTGCACTGA
- a CDS encoding substrate-binding domain-containing protein, giving the protein MKTITGLSVAVALATLPLLRAEQKNSSGLAMQEARAENLKLKGPKTYYPADQWDLGDLPAYAPKEQVTGTIRVWGSNYITDGKLGEYWEKAFQQFHPDVKFEFNMLTTRAAVPALVFSVADLGIGRKIKTEELQLYQRYKNRDPLEIVVATGSYNVTGWNPGFGIVVAKSNPLTKITLEQLDGIFGAERLGGWVGTDWHPEKARGPEKNLRKWGQLGLTGEWADREITPYGLNQRYSQASWISDRILGGSDKWNERLRIYANYASSESGGAGSNMGFGRLKRGLNEDLSKDPSGIAYVGSPVGPNLPPECKLLEVAETAAGPYYAYTIENLRSRKYPLHDEIYAYCDTENGRPADPRVREFLRFIASREGQEAVARDGKYLPLTAEASREQLKKLE; this is encoded by the coding sequence ATGAAAACCATCACCGGTCTGTCCGTCGCCGTCGCGCTCGCCACCCTGCCGCTCCTCCGGGCCGAGCAGAAAAATTCCAGCGGCCTCGCCATGCAGGAGGCGCGGGCCGAGAACCTCAAGCTCAAGGGCCCGAAGACTTATTATCCCGCCGACCAGTGGGACCTGGGCGACCTGCCCGCCTACGCCCCGAAGGAGCAGGTCACCGGCACGATCCGGGTCTGGGGCAGCAATTACATCACCGACGGCAAGCTCGGTGAATACTGGGAGAAGGCCTTCCAGCAATTCCACCCGGACGTGAAGTTCGAGTTCAACATGCTCACGACGCGCGCCGCCGTGCCGGCGCTCGTCTTCAGCGTGGCCGACCTCGGCATCGGCCGCAAGATCAAGACCGAGGAGCTCCAGCTCTACCAGCGCTACAAGAACCGCGACCCGCTCGAGATCGTCGTCGCGACCGGCTCCTACAACGTCACCGGCTGGAACCCCGGCTTTGGCATCGTGGTGGCGAAGTCCAATCCGCTCACGAAGATCACCCTCGAGCAACTCGATGGCATTTTCGGCGCCGAGCGGCTGGGCGGCTGGGTGGGGACCGACTGGCACCCCGAGAAGGCGCGCGGCCCCGAGAAGAACCTCCGCAAGTGGGGCCAGCTCGGCCTGACCGGCGAGTGGGCCGACCGGGAGATCACGCCCTACGGCCTGAACCAGCGCTACAGCCAGGCGTCCTGGATCTCCGATCGCATCCTCGGCGGCAGCGACAAGTGGAATGAGCGGCTGCGCATCTATGCCAACTACGCCTCGAGCGAATCCGGCGGCGCGGGCTCCAACATGGGCTTCGGCCGCCTCAAGCGCGGCCTGAACGAGGACCTGTCCAAGGACCCGTCCGGCATCGCCTACGTGGGCTCGCCCGTCGGCCCGAACCTGCCGCCCGAGTGCAAGCTCCTCGAGGTCGCCGAGACCGCCGCCGGGCCCTACTACGCCTACACCATCGAGAACCTGCGCAGCCGGAAATACCCGCTGCACGACGAGATCTACGCTTATTGCGACACGGAGAACGGCCGGCCCGCGGACCCGCGGGTGCGCGAGTTCCTGCGCTTCATCGCCAGCCGCGAGGGGCAGGAGGCGGTGGCGCGCGATGGCAAATACCTCCCTCTCACCGCCGAGGCCTCCCGCGAACAATTGAAGAAGCTCGAGTGA